The following coding sequences lie in one Cloeon dipterum chromosome 1, ieCloDipt1.1, whole genome shotgun sequence genomic window:
- the LOC135946543 gene encoding uncharacterized protein LOC135946543, producing MANTLLALLFVTTVVSVAFVFGHGFCKNPPNRSSMWRFGFNTPVNYEDSQLWCGGYQAQHGVFGGKCGPCGDSYGDARPRANENTGKFGRGIVVRNYTQGQIITTTFEITASHMGWIQYSICKLNATNQLETEECFVPLQLKNSTETKYVLPDANIGETTIQLQLPPNLVCQRCVLQWHYHTANSWGTCDDNITGAVGCGPQETFRSCSDVAILHKL from the exons ATGGCTAACACTTTGCTAGCATTGCTTTTTGTGACCACAGTGGTGTCAGTAGCCTTTGTGTTTGGGCATGGATTCTGCAAAAATCCTCCGAACAGGTCATCGATGTGGCGGTTTGGATTCAACACGCCTGTCAACTACGAGGACAGCCAACTCTGGTGTGGAGGTTATCAG GCTCAGCACGGAGTATTTGGTGGAAAGTGCGGTCCTTGCGGAGACTCCTACGGGGACGCCCGTCCTAGAGCGAACGAAAACACCGGAAAATTCGGCCGTGGCATCGTGGTCAGGAACTACACGCAAGGTCAAATCATCACGACCACTTTCGAAATCACTGCCAGTCACATGGGATGGATTCAGTACAGCATTTGCAA ATTGAACGCCACAAACCAGCTGGAAACCGAAGAGTGTTTTGTACCGCTGCAGTTGAAAAATTCGACTGAGACGAAATACGTGCTGCCCGACGCTAACATCGGCGAAACCACGATTCAGTTGCAGCTGCCGCCCAACCTAGTGTGTCAAAGGTGTGTCCTGCAGTGGCACTATCACACCGCTAACTCGTGGGGAACCTGCGATGATAACATCACCGGCGCAGTGGGCTGCGGGCCCCAGGAGACCTTCCGCTCCTGTTCCGACGTAGCCATTCTGCACAAATTATAG